In one window of Frigoriglobus tundricola DNA:
- a CDS encoding alpha/beta hydrolase → MDVLWVLAALSIGAPVEEKFERHANIAYRTDKDADKERHLLDVYTPKGKKDFPVVLFVHGGTWRSGNKNLYAALGQSLAADGIGCVICNYRLSPAVRHPAHVEDVARAFAWTHDNISRYGGNKDQCFLCGHSAGGHLVSLLVTDPQFLKAEKHSAAEVKGVASLSGVYQIVNTERVFEGAFGKDEKACKLASPLTHAAGKHPPFLIAYAETDFPRLDEMALDMHAALKKAESPVELMKCKDRNHYTIIIQFVNNADPLNKAFRDFVQKNCK, encoded by the coding sequence ATGGACGTACTGTGGGTGCTGGCGGCGCTGAGCATCGGCGCGCCGGTGGAGGAGAAGTTCGAGCGGCACGCGAACATCGCCTACCGCACGGACAAGGACGCGGACAAGGAGCGCCACCTGCTGGACGTGTACACGCCCAAGGGGAAGAAGGACTTCCCGGTGGTGCTGTTCGTCCACGGCGGCACCTGGCGGTCCGGCAACAAGAACCTGTACGCGGCGCTCGGCCAGTCGCTCGCGGCCGACGGCATCGGCTGCGTCATCTGCAACTACCGGTTGTCGCCCGCGGTCCGGCACCCGGCCCACGTCGAGGACGTGGCGCGGGCGTTCGCGTGGACGCACGACAACATCAGCAGATACGGCGGCAACAAGGACCAGTGCTTCCTCTGCGGCCACTCGGCCGGCGGGCACCTCGTTTCGCTCCTGGTCACCGACCCGCAGTTCCTGAAGGCGGAGAAGCACTCGGCGGCGGAGGTGAAGGGCGTCGCGTCTCTGAGCGGCGTGTACCAGATCGTAAATACGGAGCGGGTGTTCGAGGGCGCGTTCGGGAAGGACGAGAAGGCGTGCAAACTGGCGTCGCCGCTGACGCACGCGGCCGGCAAGCACCCGCCGTTCCTGATCGCATACGCGGAGACCGACTTCCCGCGCCTGGACGAGATGGCCCTGGACATGCACGCGGCGCTGAAGAAGGCCGAGAGCCCGGTCGAGCTGATGAAGTGCAAGGACCGCAACCACTACACCATCATCATCCAGTTCGTGAACAACGCCGACCCGTTGAACAAGGCGTTCCGCGACTTCGTGCAGAAGAACTGCAAGTAG
- a CDS encoding tetratricopeptide repeat protein → MSHADGRPTDAALAAFERGNAAFDRGDWAAAEVAYRAALARRPDYTLARYNYGLLLLTTRRPREAESELRAAVAADPTFAEARVNLGAALNQQRHYAAADEQFRAAAALGCVLPELALNRATTLTELGQFSEAAALLEPLTDRTDFRTDALTQMALVRLQAGRPEEAVELYRTLLQLGARSAAVRSNLGAALLAAGRWAEGWVAYEARLELDPNRPRPAGRLWGGEDPAGRTILLDSEQGLGDLIQFVRFAEPLAARGATVWLRCPAAAEELMATQKGIARVVRPPFPAFDYVLPLLSLPRLLGVTRENLPAQVPYLHADDRRRTLWHARLPRPGALRVGVAWRGGGGFSRNHWRSIDLEKLAPLFAVAGATFVSLQKGLGLDELARLGPTLGLHDLGPEYQAGTLADTAALVAELDLVISVDTSVAHLAGAMGRPCWVALSAPPSDWRWERGTPTSRWYPSARLFWQRTLGRWESEIEEMSAALKRTATDTLL, encoded by the coding sequence ATGTCGCACGCGGACGGCCGCCCCACTGACGCCGCCCTGGCGGCGTTCGAGCGCGGCAACGCGGCGTTCGACCGCGGCGACTGGGCCGCCGCCGAAGTGGCGTACCGCGCGGCGCTCGCGCGGCGCCCCGACTACACTCTGGCGCGCTACAACTACGGCCTGCTGCTCCTCACGACCCGCCGGCCGCGCGAGGCCGAAAGCGAACTGCGTGCGGCGGTCGCGGCCGATCCCACGTTCGCCGAAGCGCGGGTCAATTTGGGCGCCGCGCTGAACCAACAGCGCCACTATGCCGCCGCGGACGAACAGTTCCGGGCCGCGGCCGCACTGGGCTGTGTGCTGCCCGAACTGGCCCTGAACCGGGCGACCACGCTGACCGAGTTGGGGCAGTTCTCGGAAGCCGCCGCGCTGCTGGAACCGCTCACCGACCGGACCGATTTCCGCACCGACGCGCTCACCCAGATGGCTCTCGTGCGCCTACAGGCGGGGCGCCCCGAAGAGGCCGTCGAACTGTACCGCACCCTGCTTCAGCTCGGCGCGCGGTCGGCCGCCGTGCGGAGCAACCTGGGCGCCGCGCTCCTGGCGGCGGGGCGGTGGGCCGAGGGCTGGGTCGCGTACGAAGCGCGGTTGGAACTCGACCCGAACCGGCCGCGCCCCGCGGGCCGCCTGTGGGGCGGGGAGGACCCGGCCGGGCGGACGATCCTACTCGACAGCGAGCAAGGGCTGGGCGACCTGATCCAGTTCGTGCGTTTCGCGGAGCCCCTGGCCGCGCGCGGGGCGACGGTCTGGCTCCGGTGCCCGGCGGCGGCCGAGGAGCTGATGGCGACGCAAAAGGGCATCGCCCGCGTGGTCCGACCGCCGTTCCCCGCGTTCGATTACGTCCTCCCCCTCTTGAGTCTGCCGCGGCTGTTGGGCGTGACCCGTGAGAACCTCCCCGCGCAGGTGCCGTACCTGCACGCCGACGACCGGCGCCGCACGCTCTGGCACGCCCGGCTCCCCCGGCCCGGGGCGCTCCGCGTCGGTGTGGCGTGGCGCGGCGGCGGCGGGTTCTCCCGGAACCACTGGCGGTCGATCGACCTGGAGAAGCTGGCCCCGCTCTTCGCCGTCGCCGGCGCCACGTTCGTGAGTCTCCAGAAAGGGCTCGGTCTGGACGAACTGGCCCGACTGGGGCCGACCCTGGGGCTTCACGACCTCGGCCCGGAGTACCAGGCCGGCACCCTGGCGGATACCGCGGCGCTGGTCGCCGAACTGGATCTGGTGATCTCCGTGGACACGTCGGTCGCTCACCTCGCCGGCGCGATGGGGCGCCCGTGCTGGGTGGCGCTCAGTGCGCCGCCGTCGGACTGGCGCTGGGAGCGCGGCACGCCCACGAGCCGCTGGTACCCGAGCGCGCGCCTCTTCTGGCAGCGGACACTCGGCCGGTGGGAATCGGAAATCGAAGAGATGAGCGCAGCTCTGAAGCGGACCGCAACGGACACACTGTTGTAA
- a CDS encoding chemotaxis protein CheX, giving the protein MHSASELYVADLFVTALRELVRHYSGESPEIAPEPGFGAGAQLAAFVGFSDERVIGSVVLTAAPDVARALSDTHVADAADWLGELGNQLVGRLKNKLVPHDIHVRLSVPVTASGNALGFSALRAEPTRWAARWTGGTMRALLAVSVAPGLELAPTDAAGVAEEGSLSLF; this is encoded by the coding sequence ATGCACTCGGCGTCCGAACTCTACGTCGCGGACCTGTTCGTGACGGCCCTGCGTGAACTCGTCCGCCACTACTCCGGCGAGTCGCCCGAAATCGCCCCCGAACCGGGGTTCGGGGCGGGCGCGCAACTGGCCGCTTTCGTCGGCTTTTCCGACGAGCGGGTCATCGGTTCGGTCGTCCTGACGGCCGCCCCGGACGTGGCCCGCGCGCTCTCCGACACGCACGTGGCCGACGCGGCCGACTGGCTCGGCGAACTGGGCAACCAACTGGTCGGCCGGCTCAAAAATAAACTCGTCCCGCACGACATACACGTCCGACTGAGTGTCCCCGTGACGGCGAGCGGCAACGCGCTCGGCTTCAGTGCGTTGCGCGCCGAACCGACCCGGTGGGCGGCCCGCTGGACGGGCGGGACGATGCGTGCCCTGCTCGCGGTGTCCGTCGCTCCCGGACTCGAACTCGCCCCGACCGACGCGGCCGGGGTCGCAGAAGAGGGAAGCCTGTCCCTGTTTTGA
- a CDS encoding response regulator produces the protein MSATVLVVDDSATVRQQVGAALRQAGFQVVEACDGNDGTSKIRAGGIDCVISDVNMPNKNGIEMVEEVKADAAYKTLPIIMLTTEGAPQLVQRAKAAGASGWVVKPFKADLLVAAVRKVTR, from the coding sequence ATGAGCGCGACGGTTCTCGTGGTGGACGACTCGGCGACGGTCCGGCAGCAGGTCGGGGCCGCGCTCCGGCAGGCCGGCTTCCAGGTGGTCGAGGCGTGCGACGGCAACGACGGGACGAGCAAGATCCGGGCGGGCGGGATCGACTGCGTCATCAGCGACGTGAACATGCCCAACAAGAACGGCATCGAGATGGTGGAAGAGGTGAAAGCCGACGCGGCCTATAAGACCCTACCGATCATCATGCTCACCACCGAAGGCGCGCCGCAGCTCGTTCAGCGGGCCAAGGCGGCCGGGGCGTCGGGGTGGGTGGTGAAGCCGTTCAAAGCGGACCTGCTGGTCGCAGCGGTCCGGAAGGTGACCCGTTGA
- a CDS encoding ATP-binding protein produces MLAALLRFVLLPREMTRFEEQYLTRMNRVALGFFAAHLPLFVLIAALNGTGPLTAGVLTAAVLVGPVVALRTCGHRTASVVMGVTAMLMGGILAHIGQGPVQIEMHFYFFVLLALLAVFANPLVIVAAAATAAVHHAVVWLLLPASVFNYDAPVWVVAVHAAFVVLESVAACYIARSFFDNVVGLEKIVAARTAALAARNRDMRTLLDVVDQGFFTVDARGVMSEERSAAVDRWLGAPPAGATLPDFLRPHAPAFADWLALGLDDVFADLMPVELTVAQLPGRLVLGDRTLKFEYAPMNRDGRPVGLAVTISDISAQVARERLEAEHRVMLAMVERIGQDRAGFLEFVHEAEDLVAALPGAPTDDLTVVKRKVHTLKGNAAIFGLELVAEACHAIEDHIAEHGALPGAAAWEALGARWQTVRANLGRLVGEAAAGITLADTEYADVLAGILSNESRDALAWRVAAWRLEPTGTRLARIGDQAKALAKRYGKGDIEVRVRGGALRIDSERWGFFWSAFVHVVRNAIDHGLEAPDDRCRAGKAPVGILEFSTEVCRDRFVVAVRDDGRGINWDRIAALARARNAPADTHQQLVDALFLDGLSTAEAVTDLSGRGVGMAAVRTACAELDGRVEVDSEPGRGTTVRFSFPVTAMAPATVALLGRHGIATPERVFLGDWRRPAPEAAERPNEVPQSTAL; encoded by the coding sequence GTGCTGGCCGCCCTGTTGCGATTCGTTCTGTTGCCCCGCGAGATGACCCGCTTCGAAGAACAGTACCTGACCCGGATGAACCGGGTCGCGCTCGGGTTCTTCGCCGCGCACCTGCCGCTGTTCGTGCTGATCGCGGCGCTCAACGGCACCGGCCCGCTGACGGCCGGCGTGCTGACGGCGGCCGTGCTGGTCGGCCCGGTCGTGGCGCTCCGCACGTGCGGGCACCGGACCGCGTCCGTGGTCATGGGCGTGACCGCGATGCTCATGGGCGGCATCCTGGCCCACATCGGTCAGGGGCCGGTGCAGATCGAGATGCACTTTTACTTCTTCGTCCTGCTCGCGCTCCTGGCCGTGTTCGCCAACCCGCTGGTGATCGTCGCCGCCGCCGCGACCGCCGCGGTCCACCACGCGGTCGTGTGGCTGCTGCTGCCCGCGAGCGTGTTCAACTACGACGCGCCGGTGTGGGTGGTCGCGGTCCACGCGGCCTTCGTCGTGCTGGAGTCGGTGGCCGCGTGCTACATCGCCCGGAGCTTCTTCGACAACGTGGTCGGGCTGGAGAAGATCGTGGCCGCCCGGACCGCCGCCCTGGCCGCCCGGAACCGCGACATGCGGACGCTCCTGGACGTCGTGGACCAGGGGTTCTTCACCGTGGACGCCCGGGGGGTGATGAGCGAGGAGCGGTCCGCCGCCGTGGACCGCTGGCTCGGCGCGCCGCCGGCCGGGGCCACGCTGCCCGACTTCCTGCGGCCCCACGCCCCGGCCTTCGCCGACTGGCTCGCCCTCGGCCTGGACGACGTGTTCGCGGACCTGATGCCGGTCGAACTCACGGTCGCCCAGTTGCCGGGCCGGCTGGTGCTCGGGGACCGCACCCTGAAGTTCGAGTACGCGCCGATGAACCGGGACGGCCGGCCCGTGGGGCTCGCGGTCACGATCAGCGACATCAGCGCGCAAGTGGCCCGCGAGCGGCTGGAGGCCGAGCACCGCGTCATGCTGGCGATGGTGGAGCGGATCGGCCAGGACCGCGCCGGGTTCCTGGAGTTCGTCCACGAGGCGGAGGACCTCGTCGCCGCCCTCCCGGGGGCGCCGACCGACGACCTGACGGTCGTCAAGCGGAAGGTCCACACGCTCAAGGGGAACGCGGCCATCTTCGGGCTGGAGCTGGTGGCGGAGGCGTGTCACGCCATCGAGGACCACATCGCGGAACACGGCGCCCTGCCGGGCGCGGCGGCGTGGGAGGCGCTCGGCGCGCGGTGGCAGACGGTCCGCGCGAACCTGGGCCGGCTGGTGGGCGAGGCCGCCGCCGGGATCACGCTCGCCGACACCGAGTACGCGGACGTACTGGCGGGCATCCTCAGCAACGAGTCGCGGGACGCGCTGGCGTGGCGGGTGGCGGCGTGGCGCCTGGAGCCGACCGGAACGCGGCTGGCCCGGATCGGGGACCAGGCCAAGGCCCTGGCGAAGCGGTACGGCAAGGGCGACATCGAGGTGCGGGTGCGGGGCGGCGCGTTGCGGATCGATTCCGAGCGGTGGGGGTTCTTCTGGTCGGCGTTCGTCCACGTCGTGCGCAACGCCATCGACCACGGCCTGGAGGCGCCCGACGACCGGTGCCGGGCCGGTAAGGCGCCCGTCGGGATCCTGGAGTTCTCGACCGAGGTGTGCCGGGACCGCTTCGTGGTGGCCGTCCGGGACGACGGGCGGGGCATCAACTGGGACCGGATCGCGGCCCTCGCCCGCGCCCGTAACGCGCCGGCCGACACGCACCAGCAGCTCGTGGACGCGCTGTTCCTGGACGGACTGAGCACGGCGGAGGCGGTCACCGACCTGAGCGGGCGCGGCGTCGGAATGGCGGCCGTGCGGACGGCCTGTGCGGAACTGGACGGGCGGGTGGAGGTGGACAGCGAGCCGGGCCGCGGCACCACGGTCCGGTTCAGTTTCCCGGTCACCGCGATGGCCCCGGCCACCGTCGCCCTGCTGGGCCGGCACGGTATCGCGACCCCCGAGCGGGTGTTCCTGGGGGACTGGCGCCGGCCCGCTCCGGAGGCCGCGGAGCGCCCCAACGAAGTGCCCCAATCGACCGCGCTCTAG
- a CDS encoding S8 family serine peptidase has translation MPANSLIRRLMTRALRGQKTLPTRKHRVYVGIGFLIEGLEDRVVPNGVQMAPTYIRATSSALTPENTPWTTSDGAYTPLAIRTAYGITSLPSSDNGAGQTIALIDAYNDPSIVSDLATFDTAFGLSAPPSFRVVSQTGSTTQLPSDSPINDPWDAEEALDVEWAHAIAPGANIILVECNSDFSSDLYAGVAWAATPVSQGGGGATVISMSFGIDGGYFGETDQDSTFDPSAYPGVTFLASAGDNGSNGISTLQAGYPADSPYVVAVGGTSLYLNTTSPAGAGGGAYQQETGWDELNFAGGASGGGISNYESQPSYQAAAAAPFTTTNRATPDVSFVADPYTGVEIYDSQPEWGGWGGIGGTSLSSPAWAGLIAITDQVRASDGLSSLTGYTQTLPRLYSIYGSSSYTTDFHDVTQGDNGTYSAQAGYDLATGIGTPIVNTLIPTLAGSPLVSNNPAAVTITAGSNAAFHSSATGVAGDAAPTEQWQVSTNGGASYTNVTNGGVYSGATTATLTITGGTAAMNGYEYRAVFTNQLGTATTTGAALNVVFAPIVTGNPSNRAATSGGTVSFTAAAIGNPAPTVQWMVSTNGGASFTKVTNGGIYSGATTDTLTLTGVTFADNGYKYEAVFRNSLNSATTTVATLSVNAPLVTTNPSGATINVGGTTSFVSAAIGTPAPTAQWQVSTNGGATFTNVTNGGVYSGATTATLTITGGTAAMSGYEYRDVFTNSFGTATTTAATLNVNSAPIVTTNPSNAASDAGSPVSFVSAATGYPALTEQWQVSTDGGATFTNVTNGGVYSGATTATLTITGGTAAMSGYEYRDVFTDGLGTATTAAATLTVNPALSIAPATSTSGVAGVLFSSVIAVGGGTPPYTNVTVTAFNAGGTGLAAPTISTAGGTVTFDGTATAGGTVTFTVNATDTAGVTVSRNFTFTIAPTVSLQPLSVAHAMDGLPYTGTITISGGTGVYSGLVVTGLPAGLTAVLSGSSVIISGVPTTSGSYSLGISVQDSSGATDTISTALTLEPPPPTLFAVGSTSGGLISVFNNGQPTLLNYALYPGFQGGLAVAVGDLTGDGTPDIVTVVSSGGPALVTVLNGITFAPIYSFFALPPSYTGGASVAVADLYGTGHPEIIIGQATGGSVVAVYNGQTGALMNAFFAYPEAPVGVQVAAGDLNGNGQAEIVTTPTVPVPLIKVFDGYGNEVTEFLAFHPADVVGGVSVAVGDVTGSGQAEILVGANLLEGDYARVYNGAGTLQTIVALPTRRTPTGSNFLGPQLSVADVNGDGVPDLLFASGTGLGALEGPNFDTLGLGLIFPTSEHALYVG, from the coding sequence ATGCCCGCGAACAGCCTGATCCGCCGCCTGATGACGCGTGCCCTGCGCGGCCAGAAGACCCTGCCGACCCGCAAACACCGGGTGTACGTCGGCATCGGCTTTCTGATCGAGGGCCTGGAAGACCGGGTCGTGCCCAACGGGGTCCAAATGGCCCCCACTTACATCCGGGCCACCAGTTCCGCTCTGACCCCGGAAAACACGCCGTGGACCACGTCGGACGGCGCCTACACGCCGCTCGCGATTCGTACCGCCTACGGGATCACGAGCCTCCCGTCCTCCGACAATGGCGCCGGTCAGACAATCGCCCTCATCGACGCTTACAACGATCCCAGCATCGTGAGCGATCTGGCGACGTTCGACACGGCATTCGGCTTGTCCGCCCCGCCGAGCTTCCGGGTGGTATCGCAGACCGGCAGTACGACTCAGTTGCCGTCCGATAGCCCCATAAACGACCCCTGGGACGCCGAGGAGGCGCTCGACGTGGAGTGGGCGCACGCGATCGCGCCCGGGGCCAACATCATCCTGGTCGAGTGCAATTCCGATTTCAGCTCCGACCTCTATGCGGGCGTGGCTTGGGCGGCCACGCCCGTGAGCCAGGGCGGCGGCGGCGCGACGGTCATCTCGATGAGCTTCGGCATCGACGGCGGCTATTTCGGCGAGACCGACCAGGACTCGACCTTCGATCCCTCCGCCTATCCGGGGGTCACGTTCCTCGCGTCCGCGGGCGACAACGGGTCCAACGGGATCTCGACCTTACAGGCCGGCTACCCGGCCGACTCGCCCTACGTCGTGGCGGTCGGCGGCACCTCGCTGTACCTCAACACGACCTCGCCCGCCGGGGCCGGGGGCGGGGCCTACCAGCAAGAAACCGGTTGGGACGAGTTGAATTTCGCTGGGGGAGCGAGCGGCGGGGGGATCAGCAACTATGAGTCCCAACCCAGCTATCAGGCCGCGGCGGCCGCGCCCTTCACCACCACCAATCGCGCGACGCCGGACGTGTCCTTCGTGGCCGACCCGTACACGGGCGTGGAGATCTATGACTCCCAGCCCGAGTGGGGGGGGTGGGGCGGGATCGGCGGCACCAGTTTGTCTTCGCCGGCCTGGGCCGGTTTGATTGCCATCACCGATCAGGTTCGCGCCAGCGACGGGCTGAGCTCCCTTACGGGCTACACGCAAACGTTGCCGAGACTTTATTCCATCTACGGTTCGTCGTCCTACACCACGGACTTCCACGACGTCACCCAGGGCGACAACGGAACCTACAGCGCGCAGGCCGGCTACGACCTCGCGACCGGCATCGGCACCCCGATCGTGAACACGCTGATCCCGACCCTCGCGGGCAGCCCGCTGGTCAGCAACAATCCGGCCGCCGTGACGATCACTGCCGGTTCAAACGCCGCGTTCCACTCCAGCGCGACCGGCGTCGCCGGCGACGCCGCGCCGACCGAGCAGTGGCAGGTCAGCACCAACGGCGGGGCCTCGTACACCAACGTCACCAACGGCGGCGTCTACAGCGGCGCCACCACCGCCACGCTGACAATCACCGGCGGCACCGCCGCCATGAACGGCTACGAGTACCGGGCCGTCTTCACCAATCAACTGGGCACAGCGACGACCACCGGGGCGGCCCTGAACGTGGTGTTCGCTCCGATCGTGACCGGGAACCCGAGCAACCGCGCCGCGACGTCGGGCGGGACCGTCTCGTTCACCGCCGCGGCGATCGGCAACCCGGCGCCGACCGTTCAATGGATGGTCAGCACCAACGGCGGGGCCTCGTTCACCAAAGTCACCAACGGCGGCATCTACAGCGGCGCCACCACCGACACGTTGACGCTCACCGGGGTCACCTTTGCGGATAACGGTTACAAATATGAGGCCGTGTTCCGCAACTCGCTCAACTCCGCCACGACCACCGTGGCGACGCTGTCCGTGAACGCCCCGCTGGTCACCACCAACCCGAGCGGCGCGACGATCAACGTCGGCGGCACCACGTCCTTCGTCTCCGCCGCGATCGGCACCCCGGCGCCGACCGCCCAGTGGCAGGTCAGCACCAACGGCGGGGCCACGTTCACCAACGTCACCAACGGCGGCGTCTACAGCGGCGCCACCACCGCCACGCTGACAATCACCGGCGGCACCGCCGCCATGAGCGGCTACGAGTACCGGGACGTCTTCACCAACAGTTTCGGCACGGCCACGACCACGGCGGCCACGCTGAACGTCAATTCCGCTCCGATCGTGACCACGAACCCGAGCAACGCGGCGAGCGACGCCGGCAGCCCGGTGTCTTTCGTCTCCGCCGCGACCGGCTACCCGGCGCTGACCGAGCAGTGGCAGGTCAGCACCGACGGCGGGGCCACGTTCACCAACGTCACCAACGGCGGCGTCTACAGCGGCGCCACTACCGCCACGCTGACAATCACCGGCGGCACCGCCGCCATGAGCGGCTACGAGTACCGGGACGTCTTCACCGACGGGTTGGGCACGGCCACGACCGCGGCGGCCACACTGACCGTCAACCCGGCCCTGAGCATCGCCCCCGCCACGTCCACGTCCGGGGTCGCGGGCGTTCTCTTCAGTTCGGTCATCGCCGTCGGCGGCGGCACCCCGCCGTACACGAACGTGACCGTGACGGCCTTTAACGCCGGCGGCACCGGCCTGGCGGCGCCGACGATCAGCACCGCGGGCGGCACCGTTACCTTCGACGGCACGGCGACCGCGGGCGGCACCGTTACCTTCACGGTCAACGCCACCGATACGGCCGGCGTCACCGTGTCGCGGAACTTCACCTTCACCATCGCCCCGACCGTCAGTCTGCAGCCCCTGTCGGTGGCGCACGCGATGGACGGCCTGCCGTACACCGGCACGATCACCATCAGCGGCGGTACGGGGGTCTACAGCGGCCTGGTCGTCACCGGCCTGCCGGCCGGTCTGACGGCCGTGCTCAGCGGCAGTTCGGTCATCATCAGCGGCGTGCCCACCACCTCGGGTTCGTACTCCCTGGGGATCTCCGTCCAGGACAGTTCCGGCGCCACCGACACGATTTCCACTGCCCTGACGCTCGAACCGCCCCCGCCGACCCTGTTCGCCGTCGGCAGCACCAGCGGCGGCCTCATCAGCGTGTTCAACAACGGCCAGCCGACGCTCCTGAACTACGCCCTCTACCCCGGCTTCCAGGGCGGCCTCGCGGTCGCGGTGGGCGACCTCACCGGCGACGGGACGCCCGACATCGTGACCGTCGTCTCCTCGGGCGGCCCGGCCCTCGTCACCGTCCTCAACGGGATCACGTTCGCCCCGATCTACTCGTTCTTCGCGCTGCCCCCGAGCTACACCGGCGGCGCCTCGGTCGCCGTGGCGGACCTGTACGGCACCGGGCACCCCGAGATCATCATCGGCCAAGCGACCGGCGGGTCGGTCGTGGCCGTGTACAACGGGCAGACCGGCGCCCTCATGAACGCGTTCTTCGCCTACCCCGAGGCGCCGGTCGGCGTTCAGGTCGCCGCCGGCGACCTGAACGGGAACGGACAGGCCGAGATCGTCACCACCCCCACGGTCCCGGTCCCGCTGATCAAGGTGTTCGACGGGTACGGCAACGAGGTGACCGAGTTCCTGGCGTTCCACCCGGCGGACGTGGTCGGCGGGGTGTCGGTGGCGGTGGGCGATGTGACCGGTTCCGGGCAGGCCGAGATCCTGGTCGGGGCGAACCTCCTCGAAGGGGATTACGCGCGGGTGTACAACGGCGCCGGGACGCTGCAGACGATCGTCGCGCTGCCGACGCGGCGGACCCCGACGGGGAGCAACTTCCTCGGGCCGCAACTGAGCGTCGCGGACGTGAACGGCGACGGCGTCCCGGACCTGCTGTTCGCCTCGGGGACGGGCCTCGGCGCGCTCGAAGGTCCCAACTTCGATACCTTGGGGCTGGGCCTGATCTTCCCCACCTCCGAGCACGCCTTGTACGTCGGGTGA
- a CDS encoding DUF1559 domain-containing protein: MRRLHPRAFTLIELLVVIAIIAILIGLLLPAVQKVRGAAARLSCQNNLKQLGLALHNYQTALDSFPPAATYSYTNKDVNGVTANESWAVGARLLPYIEQDNSAAVITKVSGNVNGPRGDGDPAVSTVVQQRLPLFICPSDPNTAPVTDGSNSIYPINYGFNFGTWMLYNWSTGAQGDGTFLITTPLNGSTAGVRIAAVTDGLSNTLAVSEVKALTLSLKSAGTPPASYPSPGSIQGYGSTLKFLSGSTTLGSGHKEWGDARVVQTGITATFPPNTLVPCPGGGSAGGTSGVTYDVDYNSFTEGNGTTYIGTANTTYAAVTARSHHTSGVNALLMDGSVRFVNNSISTQTWQGLGTRAGGEVPGSDF, from the coding sequence ATGCGCCGCTTGCACCCTCGCGCCTTCACCCTGATCGAATTGCTGGTGGTGATCGCGATCATCGCGATCCTGATCGGGCTCTTGCTGCCCGCCGTTCAGAAGGTCCGCGGGGCCGCCGCCCGGCTCTCGTGCCAAAACAACCTCAAACAACTGGGACTGGCGCTGCACAACTACCAGACGGCCCTCGACTCGTTCCCCCCGGCCGCCACGTACTCGTACACCAACAAAGATGTGAACGGGGTGACGGCGAATGAGTCCTGGGCGGTCGGCGCCCGGCTCCTCCCCTACATCGAGCAGGACAACTCGGCGGCCGTCATCACCAAGGTCAGCGGGAACGTGAACGGGCCGCGCGGGGACGGCGACCCGGCGGTCAGCACGGTCGTCCAGCAGCGGCTCCCGCTGTTCATCTGCCCCAGCGATCCGAACACGGCCCCCGTGACGGACGGAAGCAACTCCATTTACCCGATCAACTACGGGTTCAATTTCGGGACGTGGATGCTGTACAACTGGTCCACGGGCGCCCAGGGCGACGGGACGTTCCTGATCACGACTCCGCTGAACGGCAGTACGGCCGGCGTTCGGATCGCGGCCGTCACCGACGGGCTGAGCAACACCCTGGCGGTGTCCGAGGTGAAGGCTCTGACTCTGAGCCTGAAGAGTGCCGGAACCCCGCCGGCCAGCTACCCCTCCCCCGGTTCGATCCAGGGGTACGGGAGCACCCTCAAGTTCCTCAGCGGCAGCACGACGCTGGGCTCCGGCCACAAGGAATGGGGGGACGCGCGGGTGGTCCAGACGGGCATCACCGCCACCTTCCCTCCGAACACCCTCGTGCCGTGCCCGGGGGGCGGGTCCGCCGGGGGCACGAGCGGCGTGACGTACGATGTGGACTACAACTCGTTCACCGAGGGTAACGGCACCACGTACATCGGAACCGCCAACACCACCTACGCGGCCGTGACCGCGCGCAGCCACCACACGAGCGGGGTCAACGCCCTGCTCATGGACGGTTCGGTGCGGTTCGTGAACAACTCGATTTCGACGCAGACATGGCAGGGGCTCGGGACACGGGCCGGCGGCGAGGTTCCGGGTAGCGATTTCTGA